The Streptomyces achromogenes genome window below encodes:
- a CDS encoding MFS transporter, translating into MTSDFAVLKDRSVLALFAARSTSLLGNAIAPIALAFTVLHLPGGSPTMLGVVLAARLLSQVTFVLLGGAIADRLPKLRVMVGADLAAGLTQGLAAVLVITGHATPWMLAGFAALAGAATALFEPASRSAMPLLVSGGDLQSANSLLKLSMRGGGILGAALGGVLVSTIGAGNTMVVPAATFTLSALLLLGVKVAHQPPPSDAPTLIRQIREGWQEFTAKQWVWVMVSQLAYVNVLLAGSFYVLGPVMADRSLGGAGAWSVVLIAQALGFIVGSVVAIKIRPRRPVRAAALLTMGFPLSVLLMAAEAPLAAIAVATFLAGIVIDVYEVLLDTALQKNVPPHALSRVMSYESLGSFALVPLGMAGAGPVADAVGVQTALYGAAALITLAGPAVLLLRSVRTVTDVPESEAGHEAGAEAAEKSKA; encoded by the coding sequence ATGACCAGCGACTTCGCGGTCCTGAAGGACCGCTCCGTGCTCGCGCTGTTCGCCGCCAGGTCCACCTCCCTGCTCGGCAACGCGATCGCCCCGATCGCGCTCGCGTTCACCGTGCTGCACCTGCCCGGCGGTTCCCCGACGATGCTCGGCGTCGTCCTGGCCGCGCGGCTGCTCAGCCAGGTCACGTTCGTCCTGCTCGGCGGGGCGATCGCCGACCGGCTGCCGAAACTGCGCGTCATGGTCGGCGCCGACCTGGCCGCCGGCCTCACCCAGGGGCTCGCCGCCGTCCTGGTCATCACCGGACACGCCACCCCGTGGATGCTGGCCGGCTTCGCGGCCCTCGCCGGAGCGGCGACCGCGCTCTTCGAGCCCGCCTCGCGCTCCGCGATGCCGCTGCTCGTCTCGGGCGGCGACCTGCAGTCCGCCAACTCCCTGCTCAAGCTCTCGATGCGGGGCGGCGGCATCCTCGGCGCCGCCCTGGGCGGTGTGCTGGTCTCCACCATCGGGGCCGGGAACACCATGGTCGTGCCCGCCGCGACCTTCACGCTCTCCGCGCTGCTGCTGCTCGGCGTCAAGGTCGCCCACCAGCCGCCGCCGTCCGACGCGCCCACGCTGATCCGGCAGATCCGCGAGGGCTGGCAGGAGTTCACGGCCAAGCAGTGGGTCTGGGTGATGGTCTCCCAACTCGCCTACGTCAACGTCCTGCTCGCCGGCAGCTTCTACGTCCTCGGGCCGGTCATGGCCGACCGGTCGCTGGGCGGGGCCGGCGCCTGGAGCGTGGTGCTCATCGCGCAGGCCCTCGGCTTCATCGTGGGCAGCGTGGTGGCCATCAAGATCCGGCCGCGCCGCCCGGTGCGCGCGGCCGCCCTCCTCACCATGGGCTTCCCGCTGTCGGTGCTGCTCATGGCCGCCGAGGCACCGCTCGCCGCGATCGCCGTCGCCACCTTCCTGGCCGGCATCGTCATCGACGTCTACGAGGTCCTGCTCGACACGGCGCTGCAGAAGAACGTGCCGCCGCACGCCCTGTCGCGCGTCATGTCCTACGAGTCCCTGGGCTCCTTCGCCCTGGTGCCGCTGGGCATGGCGGGCGCCGGTCCGGTGGCAGACGCCGTGGGCGTGCAGACCGCGCTGTACGGAGCCGCCGCGCTGATCACGCTCGCGGGACCGGCCGTCCTGCTGCTGCGCTCGGTGCGCACCGTGACCGACGTACCCGAATCGGAGGCCGGGCACGAGGCCGGGGCCGAGGCCGCAGAGAAGAGCAAGGCATGA
- a CDS encoding MbtH family protein: MTNPFDDETGRFQVIVNARGQHSLWPEFAEVPAGWSVVLPTDSREACLAYVEANWTDLRPAPVEEGAPV, encoded by the coding sequence ATGACCAATCCGTTCGACGACGAGACCGGTCGCTTCCAGGTGATCGTCAACGCCCGGGGACAGCACTCGCTGTGGCCCGAGTTCGCCGAGGTGCCGGCCGGCTGGTCGGTGGTCCTGCCGACCGACAGCCGTGAGGCGTGCCTCGCCTACGTGGAGGCGAACTGGACCGACCTGCGTCCCGCCCCCGTCGAGGAGGGCGCACCGGTATGA